The nucleotide window CAGccctgttctctgctgccagcAAGCAGAAGAAACTGGAACAAgtagagaaggagatgaggacgTTGTCGGTGAGTTATGCACTGCACCCCTCTCTCGTGTCTTAGTACTTTCTGTCCActagtgtgtaatgtgtatgtatatacactctctctctattaACTAGGGAAACATACATTTGTTTGTTAGGCACTGACTGCGACCACTATCATTTTTGaccagctctctttctctctgtcttttcattCTCTCTACCAGGCTCTGATCAAGGACCCTAAGCTGTCCAGTATTGTGATGAACCCTCATGTCAAGCGCAGCCTCAAGTTGAAGTTCTTTGGTGATGCCATGACTAAGGCGAATCTCTCCCCAATAACAGTTAACCTCATCAGTGAGTCGCCCAGCCTAACTAAGTCATACTCCACAGTGCACTCTTGTTCTGGAAACTGCTGTTGTgtaagaaaaataaaaataaatggggCCGGTTTGGGGAGGATGACGTTTTTCTGTTGTCAAGAGCCTCatctcccgtgtggctcagttggtagagcatggtgtttgcaacgccagggttgtgggtttgattcccacgggggaccagtacggaatttttttaatgaaatgtatgcattcactactgtaagtcgctctggataagagcgtctgctaaatgactaaaatgtttttaaaaaaatctaCCAAACTGCTTAATTTCCTTGTCTTCTGACTCTCTTGACCATCTGAAATGGAAAAAGCGATATGGATGTCACTCCATACCTTTTTTTttgtttccactagttaccacagacaCAGTCAAAATTGTGtaagttcatgaaaataaaaatgtgctttttggtcaaCATTTAAGGTTGGAGTTAAGCATGAGGTTAGCAATGTGGTTAAattttaggtttaaaatcacattttaagagaAATTGTAGTAATGACTTTGGTTGTGGTAGGTAGCGACAACCTACCTTTTTGGTTGGCTAGTTGTAAACCGGAATATAAAGTAAATGTCAGCTAAGAGTATGTTTACTGCTCACTAATGATCTTAATTAACTAGTGATACAAAGGAGAGATTAGGAGAAATAGTTGAGTATTTTTGTTATGAGAACATCCTCACCCTTACTAATGTTACTGAATGCAAATGCAGTTCGTGCAAATGTTATTTGTGGCTACTGGCTAAGCCACTGAggtttcattgttcccctctctcctcctcagctgTGTTGGCAGATAATGGCCGCCTGACCCTGACTGCAGATGTCGTTGGCGCCTTTGCGAAAATGATGAGCGCTCACCGTGGCGAGGTCATCTGCACTGTAACCACCGCACATGTACGGTGACCCACcaccatacacacatgcacactgtggttgtacagttgaagtcggaagtttacttacactttagccaaatacatttaaactcagtttttcacaattcctgacatttaatcctagtaaaaattccctgttttaggtcagttaggatcaccacttttttttaagaatgtgaattgtcagaataatagtagagagaacgatttatttaatcttttatttctttcatcacatttacatgcactcaattagtatttggtagcattgcttttaaattgtttaacttcggtcaaacggttcgggtagccttccacaagtttcccacaataagttgtgtgaattttggcccattcctcctgacaaagctggtgtaactgagtcaggtttgtaggcctccttgcttgcacatgctttttcagttctgcccacaaatattctataggattgaggtcagggctttgtgatggccactccaataccttgactttgttgtccttaagccattttgccacaactttggaagtatgtttggggacattgtccatttggaagacccatttgcaaccaagctttaacttcctgactgatgtcttgagatgttgcttcaatatatccacataattttactttctcatgatgccatctattttgtttagtgcaccagtcccccctgcagcaaagcacccccacaacatgatgctgccacccccatgcttcacgattgggatggtgttcttttgcttgcaagcctccccgtgtttcttccaaacataaggatggtcattatggccaaacagttctatttttgtttcatcagaccagaggacatttctcaaaaaatatatttttccccatttgcagttgcaaaccgtagtctggcttttttatggcggttttggagcggtggcttcttccttgctgagcggcctttcaggttatgtcgatataggactcgttttactgtggatatagatacttttgtgcctgtttcctccagcatcttcacaaggtcttttgctgttgttttgggattgagtcacacttttcgcaccaaagtacgttcatttctaggagatagaacacgtctccttcctgagcggtatgacggctgcgtggtcccatggtgtttatacttgcgtactattgtttgtactgatgaatgtggtaccttcaggcatttggaaattgctaccaaggatgaaccagacttgtggaggtctacaattttgtttctgaggtcttgatggatttcttttgattttcccatgatgtcaagcaaagaggcactaagtttgcaggtaggccttgaaatacatctacaattgacatcatttatcagaagcttctaaagccatgacatcattttctggaattttccaagctgtttaaaggcacagtcaacttagtgtttttAAACTtttgaaccactggaattgtgatacagtgaattataattgaaataatctgtctgtaaacgattgttagaaaaattacttgtgtcatgcacaaagtagatgtcctaacttgccaaaactgtagtttgttgacaagaaatttgtggagtggttgaaaaatgacttttaatgattacaacctaagtgtatataaacttctgacttcaactgtatatatttgtcaACCCAAGTTCCAAATGAGTTATTATAGTGTTTGATTTGATCTTTATGTGTATGACACAGCCCCTGGATGAggctaacctgacagagctgaaGGTGGCTCTGAACGGCTTCCTGGCAAAGG belongs to Salmo trutta chromosome 20, fSalTru1.1, whole genome shotgun sequence and includes:
- the LOC115155800 gene encoding ATP synthase subunit O, mitochondrial, which encodes MAALGLGLQVRQFSTSVLRQALIRPPIDVYGVGGRYATALFSAASKQKKLEQVEKEMRTLSALIKDPKLSSIVMNPHVKRSLKLKFFGDAMTKANLSPITVNLITVLADNGRLTLTADVVGAFAKMMSAHRGEVICTVTTAHPLDEANLTELKVALNGFLAKGETLILETKSDASILGGMIVSIGDKYVDMSTKTKIHKLTKIIRDS